The Styela clava chromosome 10, kaStyClav1.hap1.2, whole genome shotgun sequence genome window below encodes:
- the LOC120337783 gene encoding uncharacterized protein LOC120337783: MSIDKIKQKLNKKTESLTKFYDLAESHGIFNKLQVHVTPLLEEINFYSGQRPPEQSYNPDTSKSRRELVQNRKLKVRSQIDLPHLLKNFNNGNICFVGPAGSGKTTLMKALARRVLEGDFENLKHVQIVIFLHGKDLQQTKPMTALQYLLNANDEILTSDEIKSLLEHLNKHPEQFLFCLDSLDTVPFTLAGNDYTPVGAEEKASPQKIVKSLLAGDLFPGSKLITSSREHSIRNYSPKVRPKKVVALMGLTTESIMEIMEGYLGADDAQETMQYLQTESPAQLALCSIPVVLVYTLIGLKTESTYKPTTMTGIMTLVLLNILRSPHTHQENVLEVTEKLMELSYTGTMEGRVLFTNEEIKSVGLDPTDASDLVIFAPEKCQYSLASKDNVMFFPHQSIQELLAAFYIAKMNVASFRKTVVNVLNTPQMSVIRRLLYGVVLDEEVYTVLNGLFQGMIVDIDEKKAILHKNFHDLLQSIYDSTDLLEILYSLYEAKNGMDNIAKSSLNDVELHGLSLTMSDMHVIGTVISRSIYLKRLIFHSCNLELQSMKVLSLLLEGSALNVSELWLSRNPNMGVDGLKIVGQLCVNLNVEKLGIGLCGLNKSHFESLQSTLGSKKFQYLSLVEKRVATYDDVIGVKNLLRNISGQVYLLDWQIKSEERKILQDELEKLKPTSLKLVLDDYNLQRNETEFEKPQNATVFVTKELNPDGDVLEIDDISIEFPRGAVTKRVEAFASVDPSSSNWPNNSVGASPMLTCRVDGFKKFEHPVHVKLTTWIVPSDENMQVIIMRKSTKDNTWMELCKGRFGVDGKIEFTTDHFCSIIAVLLWPLSFFMNYKLKIQPFIFRKGGTHFAAAFCRKNITLENMIKKKFEKHSEIQPLNHIEANTSDTLRLDLQCDQQNAVFQFIQGEYQTFPVSKVTSDDYKLYFTPDNLDVPQ, encoded by the exons ATGTCTATTGACAAAATCAAACAAAAGCTGAACAAAAAGACTGAATCGCTTACTAAATTTTACGATCTTGCCGAATCTCATGGAATATTTAATAAGCTTCAGGTGCATGTCACACCTCTCCTAGAAGAAATAAACTTCTACAGTGGACAAAGACCACCAGAGCAGAGTTACAATCCGGATACTTCAAAGTCTCGCAGAGAATTGGTAcagaatagaaaattaaaagtaaGATCACAAATAGATCTACCACACTTGTTAAAGAATTTTAACAATGGCAACATATGTTTTGTTGGGCCAGCGGGTAGCGGAAAAACGACTCTCATGAAAGCATTGGCACGGAGAGTCTTGGAAGGAGATTTCGAAAACCTCAAGCATGTACAGATAGTGATTTTTCTTCATGGAAAAGACTTACAGCAAACAAAACCCATGACTGCTCTCCAAtatctgttgaatgctaatgaCGAAATATTAACAAGTGACGAAATAAAGAGTTTATTAGAACACCTGAATAAGCACCCTGAACAGTTCTTGTTTTGTTTGGATTCTCTGGATACAGTACCTTTCACACTTGCTGGAAATGACTACACACCCGTGGGTGCTGAAGAGAAGGCAAGTCCACAGAAAATAGTCAAAAGTCTGTTAGCTGGTGATCTTTTTCCGGGATCCAAGTTAATCACGTCGAGTCGCGAACATTCTATAAGAAACTATTCACCAAAAGTTCGCCCCAAGAAAGTTGTAGCGCTTATGGGCTTAACAACAGAATCTATCATGGAAATCATGGAAGGCTATTTAGGCGCAGATGACGCTCAAGAAACCATGCAGTATTTGCAGACGGAATCTCCAGCTCAACTTGCTCTCTGTAGCATTCCCGTTGTTCTTGTTTATACCCTCATTGGTTTAAAAACGGAATCCACCTACAAACCGACCACAATGACAGGAATCATGACATTAGTGCTGCTAAATATTTTACGCTCTCCTCATACGCACCAGGAGAATGTACTAgaagtcactgaaaagctaatggaACTGTCGTACACGGGAACAATGGAAGGACGTGTTCTTTTCACGAATGAGGAAATAAAGTCAGTGGGATTGGATCCAACAGATGCTTCAGATTTAGTAATTTTTGCACCTGAAAAATGTCAGTACAGTCTCGCATCGAAAGATAACGTTATGTTTTTCCCTCATCAAAGCATTCAAGAACTACTTGCAGCCTTTTATATCGCTAAAATGAATGTAGCATCATTTCGGAAAACTGTCGTAAATGTGCTTAACACTCCTCAAATGTCGGTAATCAGGAGACTTCTTTATGGCGTGGTTCTTGATGAAGAAGTTTATACAGTTTTAAATGGCTTGTTTCAag GAATGATCGTGGACAtcgacgaaaaaaaagcaattttacacaaaaattTTCACGATTTGTTGCAAAGCATTTACGACAGTACAGATCTCCTGGAGATACTTTATTCGCTGTACGAAGCTAAGAACGGGATGGATAATATTGCAAAATCATCTTTGAATGATGTGGAACTGCATGGTCTCTCCCTAACTATGAGCGACATGCACGTGATTGGAACTGTGATTTCCCGTTCCATCTACTTGAAACGACTTATCTTTCACAGTTGCAATTTAGAACTTCAATCGATGAAAGTTTTATCACTTTTACTAGAAGGAAGTGCACTTAAT GTGTCTGAACTATGGTTAAGCAGAAACCCGAATATGGGTGTTGATGGATTAAAAATTGTTGGACAACTATGTGTGAATCTAAACGTTGAAAAGTTGGGCATTGGACTTTGTGGATTGAACAAGAGTCATTTTGAATCTTTGCAATCGACTTTGGGAAGTAAAAAA TTCCAATACCTCAGTCTTGTGGAGAAAAGAGTTGCAACTTACGACGACGTTATTGGAGTTAAAAATCTCTTACGAAATATATCAGGACAAGTGTATTTATTGGATTGGCAGATAAAATCAGAAGAGAGAAAAATATTACAAGACGAACTGGAGAAACTAAAGCCAaca AGTTTGAAATTAGTGTTGGATGACTACAATTTACAACGCAATGAAACCGAGTTCGAAAAACCTCAAAACGCAACAGTTTTTGTGACTAAAG AATTGAATCCTGACGGTGATGTTTTAGAAATTGACGACATATCAATTGAATTTCCACGCGGTGCCGTTACAAAAAGAGTTGAAGCTTTTGCGAGTGTAGACCCAAGTTCATCGAATTGGCCAAACAATTCTGTCGGTGCTTCGCCAATGCTCACTTGCCGGGTTGATGGCTTCAAGAAATTTGAGCATCCAGTGCATGTCAAGCTAACAACGTGGATAGTACCAAGTGATGAAAATATGCAAGTGATAATAATGCGAAAATCGACAAAAGATAATACATGGATGGAATTGTGCAAAGGAAGATTTGGTGTCGACGGCAAAATTGAATTCACAACTGACCACTTCTGTTCAATTATTGCAGTGTTGCTCTGGCCTTTGAGCTTTTTTATGAATTATAAACTCAAAATTCAGCCATTCATTTTTCGTAAGGGTGGTACTCATTTTGCTGCGGCTTTTTGCAGAAAAAATATTACGCTGgaaaatatgataaagaaaAAGTTCGAAAAACATTCAGAAATCCAACCACTCAATCACATAGAAGCAAATACGTCGGATACACTTCGGTTGGATTTACAATGCGACCAGCAAAACGcggtttttcaatttattcaggGTGAATACCAAACATTTCCTGTATCAAAAGTAACTAGCGACGATTACAAGTTATATTTTACTCCTGATAATCTCGATGTTCCACAGTAG